The sequence GGAGGGGAACAGGGGGAAGCTCTTAGAGGAGCAGCTTCCTGGGTCAGCCAAGGGGCAGCCGGGTGACCTCTGACCCCAGAGGCAGGGTTAGGGGCCCTCACGCCAAAGGGGGTGCAGCCTGGTCACGTGACCTGACCGGTGCCCTGGGCTGTCACATGGCAAATGCTGACCCCCAGCTGACCCCATGGTGCCCCCCGGTCACGTGACCAGCCGGGGGCACTGCAGCAGGGGGGGGCTGCCCTGGACCCATCCTGCCCCCGAGGCCCCATAGAGCCCGGGGCGGCCAGTGTCCCCCCGGCCCCCCTGCACGGAGCCCAGCCACCGGCCTTCGGCTGCACCCGGGGTCGGCCCCCTTTCAGTGCCGAGTCTTCATTGAGTCCCCCTCATTTAGGGTTTCGCCTGCCGGTCGTGCATGGTACCGTTTTTAGAGGGTCTCTTTCTAGACGTCCATAATCTAtcactaaactattgttgtatgtcaAGTAAATAAggtctttaaaatgtttaagaaacttcatttaaaattaaattaaaacggggagtcccccccacccctcccaccccacccggagcggtggccaggacccaggcagtgtgagtgccactgaacaTCAGCTCGCACGCGGGCCATAGGTTGCCTGCCCCTgggctaaagcatcttccagaaaggcctcTGGGCTGGATGTGAACAGGGGGTGGCGGGACCCCGTATCCCTCTCCCCAGTGCGCCCGATTCACGTTCCTGCTCCTCTGCGCTCCTCCCCTCCTTACCCATCCATGGCTCGCGTCAGCCCCTTGTGCCCCCGCGCCGTCCTGGGAGCTCGTGTTTGTCCGCCCTGACCCCTAGATCCGTTTTGGCGTCACTGCTGCCCTGGCTACAGTCCCCCATTCGCGTGCTCTGGCCTGCGTTTCTCGAGCCCAGCTCTGCATTTGGttgtgtaacccacatacctcccAGGagcggtgttctgtcccatctagcggcaccgagaccacttaaagagagagataaaatgagtctgcttaacagccaggtggcttttagctcatgaggtagaggctcatgcactaagctccagagctCCCCATTTGATCCCGCCCGCCGATGACCAGGatctgttggtgttacaagtCGGGGCTCATCTAGGATATCacctgggaagtctctgaagctcgggatGCACTTCCCCAGCTAGGGGAACTGtgtaatccacacacctcctgggtgtggtggtgtgtcccatctagtggcaccaagaccacttagagagagagaaaacgagTCTGCTCTAGAGCCTTAGCGAACAGCCAGgtgacttttagctcatgcggtagagtaTCAGGCACTAAGCTCCAGAGCTTCCACGTTCAATcccgatgaccagggtctgtcggcattacattAGGGCAccttttgtttgaatgggcccagcttactCTGACCCAGAGATCCCTTAATGCTAACTGATGGATGACATAAGTGATGCACAGAGGTTTACAGGCATCTCCTGGGGCTGGTATATGCATAATAATTCACCAGTGGAGGGGCATGTGAGGTCTCCACTGACCCAGTAGGCCACTAATCAGCTTAATCTTTGCAAAATGATAATaatatttaaggtttcagaggaacagccgtgttagtctgtattcgcaaaaagaaaaggagtacttgtggcaccttagagactaaccaatttatttgagcatgagctttcgtgagctacagctcacttcatcagatgtttaccgtggaaactgcagcagactttatatacacacagaaatcatgaaacaatacctcctcccaccccactgtcctgctggtaatagcttatctaaagtgatcaacaggtgggccatttccagcacaaatccaggttttctcaccctccacccccccacacaaattcactctcctgctggtgctagcccatccaaagtgacaactctttacataatcaagtcgggctatttcctgcatagatcaaggtttaatatttaagaagttatgtTTCTGTACTGAACATTATGGTTTTAAGGTGTGTAAGTTAAGACAGGTCAACTGAGGGTGGAGGTGCTTATCTCTCCCGGGCTGACCATTGCGTATTGTGTGTCTTACAATGTAAATCTATTTGCATCTGGAGCCACCAGCTAATCAAGACTGCAAAGTCAACAAGAGATCACAAAATCTACAGGAAGAACCACACAATAGGAAGGTTTGTCCTGTTTATGACTAAGATCAAAGCATTCGTCTGGTATATCAGGAGGAGCATGCAGAGAGAGATACGGTATCCTTCACCCAAGGGACAAGCGGCCTGCCTGCTTGTCTTATGAACGGAGGATCACAGCCGATCTGCTTGTTGCTCACTGAGAGAAAGACTTTGGGTGACCTAAACTTCATAAGACCATGAAAGTGTCTTGTTATTTAAATCTAGACTCTAGAAGGCacatgattattttgttttaaacataacCCATTGTTTCCAATACTTTTACCTAATTGCTATTATATGAATCACGGTTGTTTGCTTTCACTGTACTTCTTTTCACCATAAACAAAGGGAAGTGTTGTGTGTTAAGCAGAGCTGTGATCCTGTGGTAAGCTGAGGTGTggtgttcctttgggaacagcaggtcTGTGAATTCTGTGTGTCCAGCAGAACAGAGGCTGGACACTCTGCAAATTTATCAGCACCTATTTACTTTCAGATCGTTAATGAAAATGTCAAATAGCATCTGGCCTTGTAccgatccctgcagaaccccactagaaactcCCCCATTGACAGCTGCTTCTTGAGCTCTGCCAGTCAGTccgttcttaatccatttaacttGTGCTCTGTTGATGTGGCATTGTGCtatatttttaatcagaatgtcatatgAGTCTAAGTCAACAGCTTTACAAAAACCCTAAGTATATTACAGCTACGCAActgcctttatcaaccaaatttgtaaccTCGTTAAAGAATTAAATCAGCTTTGTCTGACAAAAATGTCTTTTCCATAAAACAATGCTGTCTGACTTTAATTACATCTTTTCAGTCTTTGTTGATGGAAGCCCTTATCAGCTTTTCCCTTGTGTCGCCCAGAATTGATGTCACGCTAACCAGCCTATAATTCCCCTGGTCACCCTGCTTGCCTGGCACAGTATTAGCAttcttccaaaaagaaaaggagtacttgtggcaccttagagactaaccaatttatttgagcataagctttcatgagctacagctcacttcatcagatgcataaagtggaaaatgcagtgaggatgttttatacacacagaccaagaAAAAATGGGTGTCTAtcatttcaaaaggttttctctccccccaccccactctcctgctggtaatagcttatctaaagtgatcactctccttacaatgtgtatgataatcaaggtgggccatttccagcacaaatccagggtttaacaagaacgtctgagggggggaggagggggaggaaaaaacaaggggaaataggttaccttgcataatgacttagccaatcccagtctctattcaagcctaaatcaACTGTATCCAATCCGCAAATGAACTCCAATCCAGCAGTCTCCCGCCGGAGCCCGGTCCTGAAGcctttctgttgtaatatcgcaactttcatgtctgtaatcgcgtgaccagagagactgaagtgccCTCCGAccagtttatgaatgttataattcttgacatctgatttgtgtccatttattcttttacgtaaagactgtccagtttgaccaatgcacatggcagaggggcattgcttgcacatgatggcatatatcacattggtagatgtgcaggtgaacgagcctctgatagtgtggctgatgtgattaggccctgtgatggtgtcccctgaatagatatgtgggcacagttggcaacgggctttgttgcaaggataggttcctgggttactgtttttgttgtgtggtgtgtggttgctggtgagtatttgcttcaggttggggggctgtctgtaggcaaggactggcctgtctcccaagatctgtgagagtgatgggttgtagatccttgataatgcgttggagaggttttagttgggggctgaaggtgacggctagtggcgttctgttattttctttgttaggcctgtcctgtagtaggtgacttctgggaactcttctggctctatcaatctgtttcttagTCTTCTGGCATTTCATTCCAAcatctattaaaaataaacatttgcagGCCTGCGATCTCCTCCGCCAACTTCGTTGGGACTTTGGGGGACGATTTACCTGGGCCTGTGATGTGAACATGTTTAGTAGacgttgtttaacatcctcctcagTCACTAATGGGCCGGAAAGTAGTTCACCATCCTCATGGGATGCGAGTTCATCATCCTGCTTCTCTCCAAATACAAAGCCCTAATATTTATGGAACACTTCTGCCTTCTGTACATCCTTATTAACAGCTTTACCATCTCCGTCTAGGAATGGAATCGGTCTGGTCCTTAGCCCTaccagccatggatttttcctTGATGTTTTTAGGTTCCCTTATTGCCATCTCTGCTGGGAATAGACAGTCACGGATGATCCTGTATCACATCCCACCTCGGTCTCTCTCAAGTCTCAGTCCCAAGCCACAGAGAAGCCAGAGCTGCTCCAgaactggcagggctggggagattCCAGGCCAGTTGTGGTGAGATGCAGCCAGGGCAACTCCCATCCTGCAGTCCCAGGAGAGGAAAATCAGATCTGGGAATCCccctgatcccccagagccaatGGGGATGTGGCAGGAGATCATTCAGCCTTGGCAATCAGGTAGGAGATGAGTCCCATGAGCAGCGGCACCAGGATGAGCAGAGACACCCAGACCCCGATGCTGAGAAGGGAGAACCGGAAGGACTTCCGGGCCCAGAGATCTGCGTCGGGAGAGTTTGTCTTCCGCTTCTCGTTGGCCTGGGGAGAAAAGGGAGAGTCACAAGAAGCACAGCCCTGTCATCCTCCCTCTCTGCTATATCCCAGCCGCCGGTAGTCCCCAGCACCGAGACACGACCCCGTACCCCCTCTATATCCCAGTCCCCGGTAGCTCCTGGCACCAAGACATGGCCACGTACCCCCCGCTATATCCCAGCTCCTGGTAGCCCCCCATGCCAAGACATGGCCCCGACCCCCTGCTACATCCCAGTCCCCAGTAACCCCTGGCACCGAGACATGGCCCCATGCCCCCACCACCCTATCCCAGCTCTTGGGAACTTCCAGCACCAAGAcatggccccagccccccctCGCCCTATTATATCCCAGCCCCAAGAACCGTCCAGCACTGAGACATGTCCCCATCCTCCCTGCTGTATCCCAGCCCCCCTCACCTTGACAGCATAGATTAGGGCCAGCACtcccaggcaggagcagcagcagacaatgCTGCCTATGGCCAGGCGGCGGAGGGCATGGGGACGTGGGGTCCAGGCAGACGGCTCAGGCTGTGAGGGCCCCTCCTGGATCATCACCACAGTCTCTGCCTCATCCCCTGCGGGTTTCCCAGCGCAGCCATTCCCCACACCGAGGGCCATCTCCTCCCCCATGAGGCACCGAGGGCTCCCCCAGCATGGGGCCGCAGGGGCACCTACAGGACAGAAACACAGATAGCCACatgccacagccctgccctgccctgctgcagctgctgtagCCCCAGGCATGGCTAAGCTCCCCCTCGGGGAGGGGAATCGGGGTGCCCAACCAGCTCAGGGATAGGGTGTTGAGCCCAGAGTTATTAGGGAGCACCCGCCCTCCCCGCACCAGCTCCCTTAAGGCTGGGTCCCCTCTGAGCCGGGTCTCCTCATCCTTTGCGGGCTTCCCCTTTCGGGCTGTGTCTGTGCTTGGGATTACCTGCGTCCTCCCTGGTTTCCATTGCCCTGAGTCACTGCCCGCAGGGGATTACCTGGctgcccaggggagggggggtgacaCCGGGGAAGGGAGGGTGGCACCGAATGCCAGGACACAGCCCATTCCTGAGCTTCCAGGGACAGCAGCTGCCTCAGCCAGCAATGCCCcatcccccagtgccccccaagaggggaagggccccatgtcccaccccccccgccccctgagccagccagtcccccccaGTCTCTGGTTCAGAATCGTTCCTTCTTTCTGTCAGCTCTTTTCAAAGGCGCTTTAAAGGTGGCTTTGAGCCAGAGCAAACAACAGCCCCTGGGCTTCACAATCACATTGGTAACGTTCCCTCCGGTCCTCTCCAAACCCCGCTGGGTCCTGACAGCGACTCTCAGGCCACACCTAACAGCCCTGGCTGGAAAATCATCCACCACTGCCccgggtggggggcgggggcctcTAGCCGAGAGCAGGGTGCTAAGGGGAGTAAAGATCCCCTCGTGCCAGGGCAGCTGTGAGTCTGGTCTGCCCTAGGGAAGGGCAGGGAGTAGACTGCGGGGAGACAGGCTGGATGGGCTCTGATTGGGAGTTGTCTCCATCTCTGCTGGGGAAACGGActcttggggagggggctgtgcggacgaggaaggggtggggtggaagagaagagccccccacccccatggggaATTGTCTCACCTGGTAGCAGGGTTCTGGCCTGGGATCCCAGCTCCACCCGTCGCCGTCTGCCTGTTTGTCTGCACACCTGTGAGTTCCCAGTCCAGGTTTGGCAGTGCGTCTTTAGGGCTGGGCCCAGCCTCTCAGCATGAGCTCATTGACTCTGACTCAAAGCTGGCCGGCTGCCTCGTCAAACGCCCCCACCCACCTTGCCAGGTCCCTGCGTGGATAGTCAGGCTGGGCTAGTGGCTTGAGCGTTGACATCCCCCTGCCTCTGGGGCGTGTGAGGGGGGAGGGCTGGTCGGTGGGCTAGGAGCTAGtttctggggcagggggagccgtCTGATCAGCTATGGCTGCCTCCTTCCATTAGCTTGGGAGTTTTGCTCTCTCCATGcctggcagccccctccccatgggcagcagcaggacaggtgagtctctgtgtgtgtccctCTACCTCTGAGCATGTGTCTGTCCAGCAGCCCCAAGGCCGAGCAACCGTGTCACGAGCCACCGCTCCCTCTCCAGGAGGGGCTGAATCAGAAAGCACTTGGGGCCCAGTGCTGAGGACAATCCACCCTGGGACTGCCCGAGCCAGCTGGGAAACTGGTCTTCACTCATTCCTGTGGCATGCCCCGGGGCTCCTGTGTGACAGCCCCACGCCCTCATATGGCATAGCTGGGGGTGTGTCACTTCCCCATGCCCTTATATGGCACCTCCAAGTGTCATGTTCCCAGTGCTAACGCAATTCAAAGGCCTGCAGAGAGTACGTTTTAAACGTGTACTCGCTGAGGGTTAAAGTTTGGAGGGATAAAATTAAAACGACATGTGTGCCTGGGGAAATGAGTTGACACAAATTATGTTTCAGAGCTTGTATGAAGCTGTAAGAATACTTTGTATGACATTAGCGAAATGCGGCTGAACAAAGACGACGTTCAACATTCCACACGCCGTTCTGATTATTTTATCTAGCACTCTGGCGGGGTCGTCAGCCTCTGGCGCTTTGTCCACCAGCTCTGGTCTTTGAGCTGAGCGATTCTGTGTGAAACAGAGGCACTGTAGTGTGCATGCAACGTGGTAATATTTTAAACACTCTCCGTGCACAAATTAACACAAGTATCTTTGATTTTATGGTTCACGTCATCAAAAACATAAGAGTTGCCATACTAGGTCACAGACCATGGTCCGTCTGGCTCagaatcctgtctctgacagtggcccatgccagagCTTGAGTGTGCACAGTACAGGGCAAATATGGAGTGATCCACcccatcttccactcctggcttctggtagtcagaggtttaggataACCTTGAGCATGGGGttccatctctgaccatcttggctaatgccattgatggatctgtcctccatgaTTTTATCCACTTCTTTTTAAAAGCCTGCTATAGTGGGGTCATCACCATGGCTGCTCTGGCCAGGGGCATCTACAACACAACCTGGGCAGTCCTCAAATTGCTTCTCTCTCAGAAAGTTATTGGCCTCCCCCAAGGAGGAATTTCTATTTGGGGCAAAGTAGATTAGGGACCATAGTTGAAAGGGCAAAGACATTTGCACACTTAGCTCTGCATTATTTTTCTCATACATATTGATAAGTTAGAGTTTGTCCAGAACAAGAGACACGTGGCCCCATGTCCTCCCAAGTGTGCAGTAGGTCTATGGGCATCTAGGCCTACACAAAGTACCCCTCAGGCACTCAACTCCTACCATTGGTGCACATGGCAACCAATTGATCACTGTCCCCTttgtaacagcctttaacatctttgaagactgttaccaggtcccCCCTGAGTCTTTTTATCTCAAgactgtagcatggggcacaggtcacttgctggaggattctctgcaccttgaagtctttaaaccatgatttgaggacttcaatagctcagacataggtgaggggtttattgcaggagtgggtgggtgagattctgtggcctgcactgtgcaggaggtcagactagatgatcaaaatggtcccttctgaccttaatatctatgagtctaagACTAAAAACGACCGTGTTTTTAGcccttcctcataggtcaggtttgctAAACCTTTTATCAATTTTGGTGCTGtcctctggcctctctccaatttctccacctcTTTCCTAAAATGGGGTGTCCACatctggacacaatgctccagctgagacctcaccagtactgagtagagtgggacaattacctcccgtgtcttacatacaatgccCTGTTAAAACACCACAGAACgctattagcctttttcacaactgcatcatattgttgactcatattgaatttgtgatccactatagcccCAGATTCTTTTTTGCAATACTATCatttagccagttattccccattttgtatttgtgcctttgatttttcctccctaggtgtaatattttgcacttgtctttattgaatttcatcttgtcaAATTCAGACCAATTCCTTAATTTGTCAtggtcattctgaattctaatcctgtcctccaaagtgcttgcgaCCACTCCCAACATGGTGTCAgcaacaaattttataagcatactctccactccattatccaagttattaatgaaaatactgaatagtactaGACCCAGGATGGACCCCTGCAGCACTCCACTAGATACGCCCTCCCACTTTGACAGCGAATCATTGAGAACTACtcttccaaccagttttgcacccaccttatagcaatTTCCTCTAGACCACATtactctagtttgcttatgagaatgtcatgtgagactgtgtcaaaagccttataaCATATCTATTGCTTCTCCCCTAACAGGGCTACTGGCCTAGTggttaaagaaggaaattaggttgatttggcatgatttattcttatACCCACTTTCACTTCAGCAGTGCCTCTTAATTcctccccagtctctctgcaTTAGGCCTTTTGTTATCATAACACCTGTTTTCAGTAATGGCTCAGCTCTCTCATCGACTGACTTGTATGATTTAATGCTGTTGAGTATCTAGAGTTACAGCTTGcataaaagtaaaatgtaaagTGTTATATATTTATATCAGTAAGAACAGAAAAAATCATTCTTTCGGGCCCCTTGATTGTGATGATAAAAACAAAGAAAGTCATTGTTGCTTTCCAGATACTGCTACAAAATATAGTCCATCATGTACTCCCTCCTATGCTTTTGTTAAGGGTATTTAAATCTTTCTTTACAATTGACAAGCCTAGTAAGAGACCTATGTCCCATCTTTGTCAACtgcctttgtttcatgttctctgtgtatataaatctccccactgtattttccacttgaCCAGAAAGGAGACCAGAAAGGAAAAGTTTATAGAGGTGTTCCAGTCTGCTAGAGACCAGATCTTGAAGGGACTTCGCATTGTATAATGGACTGTTAAAACAAGTGTCAGGTGCATCAAAGCAGACGGAGAGTCTCTGTATAAATTATAAACTTTAAATTGAACATTTCAgctgttagcagcattgatggaGGAACTGCAACTTGAGCAAGCAGAACTGCAAAAATTGTCCAAGGGCTGCAAAGGGCCCATAGAAAGCAACTTGTAGAGGTAAATTGCTGACCGACGCAAACAAGCCAATGCTCAAGATATGTCCCAAGATGATTGTACCAACAGTCATGGCCTAACTTTTACACAAGCTGGTGTGATAAGATGTGCTGCACAACAAGACTAGAAagttccagtcccagctgcaaaATCTCAAAAGCTGATGTTTCATTCCCTGATTGGATGGTGAGAAAGGATGACACTTTTCAAATCTTCACCATCTGCTTGGTCCACACCAGCACTTCCAAGAAAAGGAATCCATCCTGTCTCCTTCAGCACACAGCTTCCTGAAGGCTGACGACACCCGGAAGGGAGAAGACAGAGATCCTGAGTTGATGCCCTAGGAGTGCTCCTGGTGACATGAAGTACCTGTCTCAGATAGGCACTTTTAACTGTCTCTATTTTCCGGCAATTCAGGTTGCCTGCTAATACACTGGGAAAAGACTGTGGTTGTGTGTGTCCTTTGCTCCACCTGTTACTGCAATGTCAACTCTTACTGTAAATAATAAAAGCACTGAAAGCTGACAAGTGAGCAAAGATCTGGTAAGTAACACACAGACTCTCTCTGGGGTGATGACCTAAGTCAATCAACTGACCACTTCCTGAAACTGCGTTCCTAATTAGTAAGGAAGCGTACATGCTTGTGTATGAGTTTTAAAGAGTGTCACAGAATGTGTACTTGTTTTGTAGCAAATTCCAATCAAGATTGTTGTACAGTACCTTGGACACTGAACAAATTACTGTTGTTAACTAAGATGGCATAACACTGTATGCACGTCTACCATAGTTCATGTTCCATACTGCTGTCCCAGTTCAGGGCAAGCATAGCTGTATCTGCCCTCCGTGGTTCAGGTTACCTCAGGCTTCCAGCACTGCAACTGTTGCCTTTATTGAATAGAGACATGGGtccctctcccttctgaccagggtatttccaggatGGACAGTTCCCTGCCTTtgctcccagcacagacaggctgCCCAAACAGACCGGCTTGCTTCCTCTTCAGAGACTAACAGAGTGATTGCCAGCAATACAAGTTGCCATACCAAGTTTTCTAAGCAAGccgactttatttttaaaggtacaaAGCAGGACAGAGAACTATTAAAACCAACAAAAGAACTGGCACGTGTACTAATAAGTTTACCAGATTTCAACCCAACTCTCACATGGGCTGTGGCAAGACCCCTCTTTCAACCCTCACTCCTGGGGGCTTCCTTGTGATCACCAGTTCAGCGGAGCTTTAGTCACAACAAGCACACAGACTTAAGAGGCCTCGTAGGCCAAGTCCTTCCAATCTTCCCCTGTGGATTGGGGCCCTCCAGGGAGCAAGGGTCCAGtccgtttgctggatcaggaagaaagccccagctccaccttAGCTGTTGTCTGGGGggctctggagaatccagttcaAACTAGTCTATGCATATCTCcacaggagggggagaaagagttTGAAGGCTGATAATGCAGGAAGTTCGTTAGCACCCTACTCAGAAGGTACGTACAATGCTGCAGGAACAGACATAGCTGCATTTTTAATACCATGTACCCCAAAGGCattaaccctaattcaataaggtttaatttaACTCCGTAAAGCTTCTCTTAATTCCATATGGTTTGTTCAGGACATTATGGAATATTGTCAGTGTGTCACACCTGCTGGTCAAGTGCTAGGCACATACAGATAGAAAATGAGACCAAGCGGGCAGGCTTCTTGATCTGCACTAAGTCTGCCCAATGATTCATTAGAACCTAGGAATTCATCTTAGCTACTTAGAACCGTTAGAGCCTGGGGCTAATCTCACTCCTTGGGAAACAGGTAACCAGGGTTGATTACTATGCCTCCGTGGGTGAACTGGCATATAAGTAATTGGCAGATCATCTTCTACTCTAGCTTTGGGTGGTTTTTCCTCGGGTGTGATAGCAGCACTGAAGTTGCTGACGCAAACAAGCATAAGCGAGACCCTGATTTGAGTGACAGAGTAAAAGCGTTTTCAAGGGTGGTTGTGTGATTTGATTCTGAAAACCTACATGGTTATATTGACCGTGCTAGTTTATGGACCCACATAGTCCAACACTCTTCTCGTCTTCTTATGTCCTAAACTCGTAGTTGTTGCTAAGGATATTTAATCCTATTCAACTCCTATGACCTTTTCTTTAGTTAAGTAATCAACATGAGAAGAACCCTAAGAAAGGTGAGATGGGTACTCAGATAAGCAGTTGCTTAACCAAGGTTTATTTTATACCCTGTATTTCTTACAAGTGCCACCCATTTCTTGCTGGGTTGAGCCCAATGACTTCAGTTAGATCAAATCATTTCAGCCTTGGTGTGAGACACAGGAAGAGAACAGGGGGGACCGAACTGCCACCCTGAGGATGTGGCAATGGGAGGGAATTGATGAGGTGAGAGATGCCTGCTGGGGTCATCTGGGTAAGCACCCCTGCAGAGGAAGGAGGTCAGAGGAGATGGGCATTGCCTTGAAGGAATGGAAGAACAGAAGCACACAactcactgcagaggatgtgctGGTAGTTTTtccctctttattttttaaaaacacttgatTCATAGCATTATTCTGAAGAGAGTTTACGTCAGCCCTCTGTACACGTTCTCAACATGCTTCAGGGGGAAAGACAGCTCCGGGGGAACACCTCCCCGCCAGCTCCTGATCTCCCAGCTCCCCAACCACatactccctgccccctcccagagaACGGCTGCTGCCCCCAGTCCTGCCGCGGAGAGGGGAAATGCTGCGTTCCCTTATACAAAACACTGAGGAGTCAATTTAAATTACCGATCAATGGCACATCCGCTAACCATGCTCAGTCAGTTTATTAAGCAAAGATAGATCAGCACAATACAGAAAAGCAAAGGTTAGCACTGTACCAGCTGGGGATACAGGCTCGCAGCAGTCTTCAATCTGTTCCAAAATCATGAGCTTAGCTGACATTTATATCCTGCATTTTCAATAGGCAGAAcaccctccgctcccccacccacccccatctcaCAGTAGCATCAAAGACCTAATTTCCCTATTCTTATCTACTTTCCCCACCTGTTTTTCAAGGTCTACAGACATCTTCACCCAAGACACCTGCACCAATCACTCCTATCACTTTATACCCTGTATTTTGTACACTAATTGTTATTTGGCAAGCCTTAACAGAACATACATCTTGCTTGACAGTTCCTACACTTACAAATACCACAGGTTATATACAGCTCACTCCGTAGCCTTTGATTAATTTAGAGCGCACAAGTCACTGATCACGGTACTCATGCAGCTACGTAAAATGTATCATACCAACTGACATTGGTGGGTCTCACACAGATCTGAAGACTTTAACATCCAACTGAAAAGGAAACAGCAAAATGTTTCCCTGCCTTGCACATGCTCCCAACCTTATGGAGACCACCGGAAGCATCACAGGTGAAGACGGAAGAAATAGTAAGTGGAGAAACACCATAAGTAGACATGAT comes from Lepidochelys kempii isolate rLepKem1 chromosome 6, rLepKem1.hap2, whole genome shotgun sequence and encodes:
- the TMEM265 gene encoding transmembrane protein 265, with protein sequence MGEEMALGVGNGCAGKPAGDEAETVVMIQEGPSQPEPSAWTPRPHALRRLAIGSIVCCCSCLGVLALIYAVKANEKRKTNSPDADLWARKSFRFSLLSIGVWVSLLILVPLLMGLISYLIAKAE